The Ooceraea biroi isolate clonal line C1 chromosome 11, Obir_v5.4, whole genome shotgun sequence genome includes a region encoding these proteins:
- the LOC105274485 gene encoding methyl-CpG-binding domain protein 3 isoform X1: protein MNMSMEKKKYPSASINWPAREEPSRKSQNQLTSTGKVDVYYYSRGVRNDASLVPPIRQTASIFKQPVTIYKTQEGKVKDIKHGTQDKPKQEGVDKTDGKYGSQDKPKQLFWEKRLEGMRACDSAGYEFDAMDLPKNLKPVGPYITEETLLQSVATALHVSTQPVTGQTGSKTALEKNPGVFLNPDQPLVQAVSIADEDIKRQEDRVAVARKKLQEALRALQT, encoded by the exons ATGAATATGTCCatggagaagaagaaataccCGTCGGCTTCGATTAATTGGCCCGCTAGGGAAGAGCCGTCGCGTAAAAGCCAGAACCAGTTAACGTCCACAGGAAAGGTTGACGTTTATTATTACAG cCGAGGAGTCAGAAACGACGCGTCACTAGTGCCACCGATCAGGCAAACGGCGTCGATTTTTAAGCAACCGGTCACGATTTACAAGACGCAGGAAGGAAAAGTGAAGGATATCAAGCATGGCACGCAGGACAAACCGAAACAG GAAGGAGTCGATAAAACTGATGGCAAGTATGGTTCCCAAGATAAGCCTAAACAG CTTTTCTGGGAGAAACGCTTGGAGGGAATGCGGGCCTGTGATTCTGCTGGCTATGAATTCGACGCGATGGACCTGCCAAAGAATTTAAAACCAGTTGGACCGTACATCACGGAAGAAACATTGCTTCAGAGCGTGGCCACTGCGTTACACGTATCGACTCAGCCGGTCACGGGACAAACGGGATCGAAAACTGCTTTGGAGAAGAATCCTGGAGTATTCCTTAATCCTGATCAACCGCTTGTGCAG gCGGTTTCGATAGCGGATGAGGACATAAAGAGGCAGGAAGATCGAGTAGCTgttgcgagaaaaaaattgcaggAAGCCCTGCGTGCTCTTCAaacttaa
- the LOC105274485 gene encoding methyl-CpG-binding domain protein 3 isoform X2 produces MNMSMEKKKYPSASINWPAREEPSRKSQNQLTSTGKVDVYYYSRGVRNDASLVPPIRQTASIFKQPVTIYKTQEGKVKDIKHGTQDKPKQLFWEKRLEGMRACDSAGYEFDAMDLPKNLKPVGPYITEETLLQSVATALHVSTQPVTGQTGSKTALEKNPGVFLNPDQPLVQAVSIADEDIKRQEDRVAVARKKLQEALRALQT; encoded by the exons ATGAATATGTCCatggagaagaagaaataccCGTCGGCTTCGATTAATTGGCCCGCTAGGGAAGAGCCGTCGCGTAAAAGCCAGAACCAGTTAACGTCCACAGGAAAGGTTGACGTTTATTATTACAG cCGAGGAGTCAGAAACGACGCGTCACTAGTGCCACCGATCAGGCAAACGGCGTCGATTTTTAAGCAACCGGTCACGATTTACAAGACGCAGGAAGGAAAAGTGAAGGATATCAAGCATGGCACGCAGGACAAACCGAAACAG CTTTTCTGGGAGAAACGCTTGGAGGGAATGCGGGCCTGTGATTCTGCTGGCTATGAATTCGACGCGATGGACCTGCCAAAGAATTTAAAACCAGTTGGACCGTACATCACGGAAGAAACATTGCTTCAGAGCGTGGCCACTGCGTTACACGTATCGACTCAGCCGGTCACGGGACAAACGGGATCGAAAACTGCTTTGGAGAAGAATCCTGGAGTATTCCTTAATCCTGATCAACCGCTTGTGCAG gCGGTTTCGATAGCGGATGAGGACATAAAGAGGCAGGAAGATCGAGTAGCTgttgcgagaaaaaaattgcaggAAGCCCTGCGTGCTCTTCAaacttaa